The nucleotide window TTTACTACACCTTGAATGGCTATGATAAGTTTACTGATACCTATGGGATCAGCAATCTGAATCCCGCCACGGCTACAGAATACCTGAGTTATGAGCCGGGCGATAAGGTAGTGAATTCAACCTTCTATATGCAGTCGATGCTGAACTATAAACGCACGTTTAATGAAAAGCATGGACTGAGTGGCCTGGTGGTATTTATGATGCGCGAGTACCTTAATGCCAATGCTTCAGATCTGCAGCTATCATTACCTTTCAGGAACCTGGGCGTATCAGGCCGCGGTACTTATTCTTACGATAATAAGTATTTTCTCGAATTTAACTTTGGTTATAATGGTTCCGAGAGGTTTCATAAGTCCAAAAGATTCGGGTTCTTCCCTTCGGCCGGTATGGCATGGACCGTTTCCAACGAGAAGTTTTTTGAGCCAATAAAAGACGTGGTAACGAGCCTGCGTTTAAGAGCCACTTATGGTTATGTGGGTAACGATGCGATCGGTTCGCCACAGGATCGTTTCTTTTTTCTTTCCAATGTTAACATGAATGATGCCGCCCGCAGAGCTATTTTCGGAAGAGATCAAACCTGGTCGGCCAATGGTATTTCTTTGAGCCGGTATGCCAATGAAGACATTACCTGGGAAACAGCTGCAAAGCAAAACTACGCGATAGAGTTAGGCTTATTCAATAAGATCAATATCCAGGCTGATTTCTTTTATGAGTACCGGAATAATATTCTCATGACAAGAAGTTATGTACCGGTTACTATGGGACTTTCAGCACCTATACGCGCCAACGTGGGGGAAGCCTCCAGCCAGGGGGTGGATATTTCATTGGATTATAAACATAACTGGAATAGCTGGTGGCTGACCGCAAGAGGTAATTTTACTTATGCTACCAACAAGTATCGCAAATTCGAGGAACCTCAATATACTGAACCGTATCGTTATAAAGTAGGCAACTCTATCAACCAATGGTATGGATACATTGCAGAAAAACTCTTTGTAGATGACTATGAAGCTTACAACTCACCCGCCCAGCCTTTTGGCGAATATCGTGGCGGTGACATTAAATATCTTGATGTAAACAGGGACGGAAGAATATCTGAAGCAGATATCGTTCCGATCGGTAATCCTGTTGTTCCGGAAATTGTTTACGGTTTTGGTTTCTCTTTGGGTTATAAAAGCTTTGATTGCTCGGCTTTCTTCCAGGGCCTGACCAATGAATCTTTCTGGATAGATGTAGCCAAAACCTATCCTTTCGTGGATCAGACGCAGTTGCTCGGCGCTTATGCCAATAGTCATTGGTCGGAGGATAACCAGGATGTGTATGCGCTTTGGCCAAGACTAAGCACCACCATCATTAATAATAATACACAAACCAGTACCTGGTTTATGCGCGACGGTACTTTCCTTCGTTTAAAACAAGCAGAGCTCGGCTATACACTACCCGCTAAACTGCAGAGCAAGATCAAAACTACCAACTTCCGCATATTTGTTAACGGTAGCAATTTGCTCACCTTCAGCAGGTTTAAGCTCTGGGATGTGGAAATGGCCGGTAATGGGCTGGGCTACCCGGTACAGCGTGTATTTAATATCGGACTTAACGTGAATTTTTAGAAGCATCAATAAAGGAAATTGTTATGAGAAATAAAAGATCTATCCATCATATTTTCAGATTAGCAGTATTGCTGATCCTGGTTTCAGGGTGTAAAAAATACCTCGATGTGGTGCCGGATAATATAGCTACTCTTGATAATGCATTTACTGTAAGAACGCAGGCGCAAAAGTTCCTGGCAACCTGTTATTCTTATATGCCCCGTAACGGCGATTTCGCGTCTGATCCGGCTATGCAGGGTGGCGATGAGATATGGCGTATTATTACCAATGGAGGAAATATGTTCAACATAGCCAGGGGATTAATGAACGCTACCGATCCTTACGGAGACAACTGGCAGGCGATGTACCGGGCTTTAAGGGACTGCAATATTTTTTTAGAGAATATCGATAAAGTGCCTGATATGGAAGCGCCCGAAAAAGCACGCTGGGCCAGTGAAGTGAAATTTTTAAAAGCTTACTATCATTTTATATTGGTAAGAATGTATGGGCCCATACCACTGGTAAAGCAAAACCTACCCATTTCGGCTACACCAGAAGAAGTAAAAGTGATGAGGGATCCGGTAGACTCCTGTTTCAACTATATTACCCAATTGATTGATGAGTCAGTAGAATACCTGCCTGTCGCTATCAACGACCCCATGAATGAGCTCGGAAGAGTGACGCTTCCCATTGCACTCTCTATTAAAGCGAAAGTGCTGGTTACTGCCGCAAGCCCTTTATTTAATGGCAACCAGGACCAGGTAGACCTAAAAAATCCAAACGGAGTAGCCTTATTCAATACGACCTACCAGGCGTCCAAATGGGAACGGGCCCTGCAAGCATGCAAAGAAGCGGTAGATGTATGTGAGAGCGCTGGTTACAAACTTTACCTGTTTGCGCCAACGGTTGGTGTCAATAATCTGTCAGATACCATTTCAACTCAAATGAGTATCAGGAACTCACTGTGCGAAAAATGGAACAGTGAGATTCTTTGGGCCAATACACAAACCAATTCCAGTAGTGTACAGGTTTTGGCGACTACATTTGTTGATCCTTTGTTCTTAGATAACTGGCCATTAAGAGGGGAGCTCTCGCCACCTATGAAAATTGCAGAACAGTTTTATAGTGCCAATGGTGTGCCCATTGAAGAAGATAAATTCTGGGACTATAGTTCGAGATATACTTTAAGGGAAGCTACAGAACAGGATCAGCTTTATGTAAGACGAAACTATTTAACGGCCCGCCTTCATTTTGACAGGGAGCCGCGTTTCTACGCCGACCTGGGTTTTGATGGCGGAGTTTGGTATGGGCAAGGGAAATACGATGATGCCAAACCGGATGAATTGTTTTACCTGGAGGCGATGGGAAGCCAGCGTAATGGCAGTAACCTGGCAGACAGAGGGACCATTACCGGATATTTTATCAAAAAATATGTACACTTCCAAAATGTGATTGGTGCAGGTACTGCTTATTCAGTTACTAACTATCCCTGGCCCATTATGCGGTTGGCCGATGTTTACCTCCTGTATGCAGAAGCCTTAAACGAGGTAAATGGTCCGGGCGAAACCGCTTTTCGTTACATAGACCTGGTAAGGGAAAGAGCCGGACTGAACGGGGTTGTGACCTCCTGGGCAACCTATTCGAACCAGCCGGATAAACCGCAAACAAAAGAAGGGTTAAGAAGCATTGTTAAACAGGAACGATTGATCGAACTGGCTTTTGAGGGACAAAGGTTCTGGGATCTGAGGCGGTGGAAAGATGCGGCATCGGCGCTGAACCAGCCCGTTGTTGGTTGGGACCTGAAGCAGAAAGTGGCTTCGGCTTACTATCGCCCTAAAGTGATCTTTGACCAGCGCTTTGGCACCAGGGATTATTTCTGGCCCATAAAAGATGAATATATATTAGTGAACAGGAACCTGGTGCAGAACACCGGTTGGTAAACAAATCTGTGAATCTTATAAGAAGGTAACATGAAAAGTAGAAATAGTATATTAATAACCTTATTAGTAGCAGGTGTTATAGTAATAACTTCCTGTGCGAAAACAGAGCGTCTGGACCACCTGGATATGTCTAAGCCGGCACCCGCGCAGGTATTTGATGTGGTGGTGCAGCCTACGCCCGGCGGCGGCATTATAAAATATAAACTGCCTGATGATGTTAATTTATCTTATGTAAAGGCTGTTTATGAAGTAAGGCCCGGCACTGTACAGGAAGCAAAAGCTTCCAGGTATTATGATACCATAAGGGTTGAAGGTTTTGGGCACATGCTGGATCACAGTGTAAAGCTGATCAGCGTGGGACGTAATGAAAAAGAATCAGACCCGTTAGAAATAAGCGTAAGGCCACTTACTCCTCCGGTATTGTCTGTTTTTACTACGATTGATCTTTCAGCAACTTTTGGCGGTGTAAAAGTGGCTTTTGAAAATCCCAGCAGGGAAAACCTGGCTATTGTGGTAATGTCTGATTCAACAGGCAAAGACACCTGGGCCCCGGTTACAACTTTCTTCACCAGTAGTCCTAAAGCCGCTTTTTCGGCAAGGGGCATGGCCAGTAAGGAAAGAAGGATAGGTATTTTTATAAGGGACAGATGGGGCAACCGTTCAGATACATTGGTTAAAGCCATAACGCCTTTGCCGGAAACCTTTATATCAAAAACCAATTTCAAGCTGGTGAAGCTTCCAACAGATACCTGGCAAAATACTTTTAACTACAACATAGAAAAAATATGGGATGGCGTTACCAATAACTCGGAAAACGTATGGATCGTTTCGGCTACTTATGCCGTACCTCAGTGGTTTACGCTGGATATGGGCCTCACAGCTACATTCAGCAGGATGAAAGTGTACCAGCGCAGGGCCTATCCCTATATCGCGCCCATGATCAAATCATTTGAAATTTATGGAAGTAATAACCCCGATCCCGATGGCGGATGGAATAACTGGCGACTGATGGGTTCTTTCACTTCGGTAAAACCCTCCGGGTTGCCCTTCGGATCTACAACTGCCGAAGACGTGGAGTATGCAGTAGTTAATGGAGAAGATTTTGACTTCGAGCCGGTAAATACCTTCCCTGCAAGATATATACGTTTTAAAACATTAGAAACCTGGGCGCCCGGCGGCGGGGTACAAACTTCCGAAATTTCATTCTGGGGTGAAGTAAATTAAACTGTTTAACATGAATAGGAAAATATTATTAACGGCATTAGCAGGCTTGCTCTTCTTTATAACTGGTTGTACAAAAATGGATAGTACCTATGAGCAGTATTTAGAAAAAGGCGGTATCATTTATCCCGGCCGGCCGGCGAAAGTTATATTAAACGGGGGTGATAATCGCATTAGGATCAGCTGGCCTAAAGGCCCGGATCCCAGTATTGTGAAGGTAAAGATAAGCTGGAACGTAGGAGCCGACTCGATAGTCGTTCCGGTAAGCGCAGGTATGGATACCATCAGCTGTATGATCAATAACCTGCCTGAGGATAGCTATTCCTTTACTATCATAACCTACGATAAAGATGGTCATAATTCTGTACCGCTGGAAGTATTCGGTACTACTTACGGTGCAAAATACCGGTCGAGGTTATTAGACCGGCCTGTATTGGCGGCCCAGCAAAAAAGCAGCGGAGAGGTATTTTTAGCCTGGGGTATCGCAGACGATAATCTTGGTGCATTGGGCACCGAGATAAAATATGTAAACCTCAAGGGTGATACAGTATATCGATTTGAAAGAAAGAATATCGATACCACTTTCTTCCAGGATTATAAATCGGGAACGAATTATTTTTACAGAACGCTTTTCCTGCCCGACTCTAATGCGATCGACACTTTTCGTACCACATTTACCAAAAAAGAAATAGTACCTTACGTACCGCCTGCTAAAATAGATCTCACCGCCAGGTACTTTAAAAACTATGCAGTGCCTTTTGTGGCCGAATTGTATGACGGCGCCCGTTTCGGAACTTTAAAAGACTGGACGATCAATAACGCTGTATTAAACCAGGGAGCAACGGGCAACAAGATCTACGGAGGTTACGATAATATTAACGGCGGACGTGCATTTGGTGTACAAAAATGGGGTGATGCAGACCCCGCAATCAATAATGGTAAAATTTACCAGACATTCTCCTTACCTGCAGGTGAGTATGAAGTTACGTGGACTACCGATGGCGCTACTTCAGCTGTGAACCGCGGTACACAGGCTCGGTACGTGGTGGCAGCCCTGGGTAACACTTTGCCTGATGTGACCGCTCTTTCCTCGGCACTTTCAAGCGCGAGCTTTGTTACCGGTGTAGACAGGTTCAATGTAAAAATTACGTTTACGTTACCGCAAAGCGCGCAGGTGTCTATTGGCATACTCATCAACTTTACAAGCGGCCAGCAGGCCTTCAGAGCAGGAGCCATCAAGTTGATGGGGCCGGATCTGTAAACACCGGCAAATAAAAAAACAAACTGAGATTATTAAGAACAGGATTAAAATGATACGTATAATGAAAAAGCTGGGTTGGATGTTGTCGGGAATACTGCTTATGATTACGGTTGCTAATGGACAGCGACAGATCCCTATAGCATCTCCCGATGGGAAATTGAAACTACTGCTTTCAATAGGCAAACAAATATCGTATTCCATGCAACATGCAGGCGATGTGCTGGTTGATAATGCCCGGCTTTCGATGACGCTTGCCGGTGGGGAAATATGGGGAGTAAGCCCGGTGGTAAAGAAGATCAGCAGATCTGAAAAAAACGAAACTATTCCTTATTATTTCGGTACCTCAGCCACCTTACAGAATCAGTATAAGGAGGTTGCTATTGATTTTAAAGGAGATTGGGGTTTGGTTTTTAGATTGTACAACGAGGGGGCTGCTTACCGTTTTGTGAACAGGCGGGAGACTGGTTTCAATATCATGGATGAAGAAGTGGGACTAAACTTTCCGGGCGATTTTCAAACGGTCACTAATTACACTTCAGGATCGAAAGACAAGCCTGCTCCTAAAGAAAAGCAGCTGGAAACCGCCTTTGAAAATTTTTACGATGTAATACCGCTTTCAAAAATAGATAGCCGCAGGTTGATCGTTCTTCCCCTGGTGATAGACGTGGGTAAAGATAAAAAGGTGATCATCACGGAGTCTGATCTCGAATCTTATCCGGGGTTGTATTTGAATCGTGTTGAAGGCGCTAATGCACTCAGTTCCTATTTTGCCGCCTATCCCGATGCCAAGCACCAGGGTGGCGGAAGAAATATACAGATGCTGGTAGATAAGCGGTTTGATTACATAGCAAAAGTGACAGGCAAGCGGAATTTCCCCTGGAGAGTTTTCGTAGTTACTACAAGAGACCAGGATATGCTTGGTTCTGAATTGGTATATAAGCTTGCTGAGCCGTCCAGGATCAAAGATGTTTCCTGGATCGAACCTGGCCTGGCCATGTGGGACTGGTGGCACGACAGGAATATGACACATGTTAGTTTTAAGACAGGTGTTAATACCGAAACCTATAAATACTATATCGACTTTGCTGCTGCTAATAACATGAAGTATGTGGTAGTGGATGAGGGATGGTCTGACCGGAAGAAAGTAGATCTTTTTGCGGTAGTTCCGGAGATGAACATTAAAGAGATTGTGGATTATGGAAAAAGAAAAAACATCGGCATTTTGTTATGGGCAGGTTACTGGCCTTTGGATAGGGATATGGAAAGAGCGTTTAAGCATTATGCTGAAATAGGGGTTAAAGGGTTTAAAGTAGACTATCTGAACCGCGATGACCAGGAAATGGTAGATTTCGTGTATCGTTCTTCAGCTACAGCTGCTAAGTATCAGATGATCCTCGATTTTCACGGTATTTACAAGCCAACCGGCATTCAGCGTACTTTCCCTAATGTTTTAAATTTCGAAGGGGTCATGGGTTTGGAAACTTCAAAATTTTCAGCGACAACGGATATGGTGGACAATGATGTTACGATACCTTTTATCCGCATGTTGGCGGGTCCTATGGATTATACACCCGGTGCTATGCGCAATGCGGCCAAAGGCAATTTCAGGGTAATCGGTAATCAGCCTATGAGTCATGGTACCCGTTGCAGGCAGCTGGCCATGTACGTAGTGTATAAGGCGCCACTGCAAATGATCAGCGATAACCCTTCCGAATACATCAAAGAACCCGAGAGCTTTGATTTTATAAAAACCGTCCCGGTAAGCTGGGACGAAACCGTAACCATCAATGGTAAACTAAGAGAACACCTGGCTCTCGCAAGGAGAAGCGGCCGCGATTGGTGGGTAGCAGGTATGACCAACTGGGACGAACGGACGATGGAGATGGATCTGAATTTTCTACCGGCAGGTAATTATGAAATGCTGTTATTCACCGATGGGATAAACGCAGACAGAAATGGTAGCGATTATAACCGCGAGATCAGGAATATAAAATCCGGAGAAAAGCTAAAAGTAAAGCTGATGCCTGGCGGAGGATTTGCTATGAAGCTCCGCAAAATTTAAAAAGAGCAACGAATTAGTAAAGATGACGATTCAAAAAATGTTAGAACTGAATTGCCAGCTGGGAGAATCACCCGTTTGGGACGCCGGGCGGTCGGCCATTTGTTGGGTGGATATATCGGGGCAGGCTATACATGAATTTAATACAGTATCAGGAGCGCAGCACACAGTTTTGCTCGGGCAACCTGTCGGTTGTATAGCGCTTTGCGATAATGGCGATTTTTTGGCAGCCTTGAAAGATGAGGTCGTAAGGATAGATCGTTTAACAGGAACCATGCAATCTGTAGTAACCGGTCCGGAGCGTCGCCTTTTAACCAATCGCTCTAACGATGGTAAATGTGATGCCAGGGGGAGATTCTGGTTTGGTACCAAATCATTTACCGATGAAACGGGCGCAGGCAATCTGTATTGCGTAGCAGATGGGATTTGCTCTTTACAAATTCCTAGAGTCACGATATCTAATGGTATTGCCTGGAGTTTAGATAATCGAACCATGTACTACATTGATACACCCACCTTCAAAGTGGTTGCTTATGATTATGACCTGGATACGGGTAGCATCAGCAATAAACGAACCGTAATTGAAATAGCTGAAGAAGAAGGTTTTCCTGATGGGATGACAATCGATACCGAAGGGATGTTATGGATCGCGCACTGGGGTGGCTTTCAGGTAGCGCGCTGGAACCCGTCAACCGGTGCCAAATTATCGGCTATTCGGCTTCCGGTAGCTAATGTTACTTCCTGTGTCTTTGGGGGAGCAACTTATGAAGACCTCTATATAACAACAGCGCGGGATGATATGAGGTTGGATAAAGATTCAATTGATAATGATGAGGGCTGTCTCTTTGTAGCAAGGCATTGTGGCTTTAAAGGATTGCCTGCGAATAGGTTTAATGTAAAAAACACTGAAAATTAATAAAAACGGAATCATGAGAAGATTTGAAAATCAGGTGGCAATAGTAACGGGTGGTGCAGAAGGTATAGGAAAAGCTGTAGGACTAAGATTAGCTAACGAAGGGTGTAAGATTGCTATTTTAGACCTTAATGAAGATTTGCTGAGCGAAACGGTAAAAGAGTTCACCAGTTTGAATTATATAGTAAAAGGTATTTCCATTGATATTAGTAAAGAACAGGCCGTAAGGGGTGCCGTGGATGAAGTGGAACAATTCTTTGGAAAGATAGATATCATGGTTAATTGCGCAGGGATAGTAGGGCCCAGCAACACCCGGATAACGGCTTATGAGCTGAGTGATTATGACAAAGTATACGATGTTAACCTGAAAGGTTCTTTTCTGATGACGAAGTACAGTATTTTAGCCATGGAAAAAAATAACTATGGAAGAATACTTTTGATGTCATCGATTGGAGGTAAAGAAGGCAACCCTTTTATGTGCGGTTACGCATCTTCCAAGTCGGGCGTTATGGGCTTAGTAAAAGGAGTGGGGAAGGAATATGCTAAAACGGGGATCACTATTAACGGGTTGGCGCCGGGAGTGATTAAAACTGCCATGAATGCCAATACCGCCGCAGAACAATTAGAGTATATGGTAAGCAAAATACCTATGGGAAGGCTGGGTACCGTTGAGGAGGTCGCAGCCATGGCTGCCTGGGTGGTATCAAAAGAGTCCAGTTTCAACACAGGCTTTATCTTTGACCTATCAGGTGGCCGTGCCACTTATTGATCAGGAAACTAAACAGGAATGAGAAAAAAAGTAGTCGTATTAGGTGGAAGCTCAGGAATTGGTAAGGCAGCTGCACAACGTTTTGCAAAAGAAGGATGGGAGGTGCTGGTGGCGGCCCCGGATATCGATAATGCAAGGAATGTAACGGCGGGTTTAACAGGTGAAAATCATCAGGCTTTACAGTTAGATGTTACAAATCCCGCATACCTGGAGCAATTACATACATATGTAGAAAAAGACTTTTTCCCCTTACATGCTATTGTTAATTCGATTGGTATCTCAAAATCGGTGGATGTGGTTCAGTCTGATTTTGAAGAGTGGGATAGTCTTTTGCAGGTAATGATGTATGGGGTTATTAAAGCAACAAGAATACTGATCCCCTTTCTTGTAAATGGAGGTCGTATCGTAAACGTTACTTCCATACATTGGAACCGCGTAGCAAGAGGGAGCTCTTCCTATGGAATGGCGAAGGCCGCTATTACGCAGTTTACCCGTTCACTGGCAGTAGAGCTGGCTCAAAAAAATATACTGGTAAATGCCGTAGCGCCGGGTTTTGTAAATACAGGCATGTCGGTAAAAGAAGACGGTAGAAATGAGCTGGATTCTGAATGGTTTAAAGATAACTATGTAAAGAATGATCACCTTCCGTTAAAGCGGGCGGCAGAGCCGGAAGAAATAGCGGGCGTAATATGGTTTCTATCCGGCCCCGATTCCAGCTATATCACGGGTTCTGTTATAACGGTAGATGGAGGCCTTACTATAACATTTTAATAGGATCTGGCCGGGTTGTATAAAAACTTAATTGCAGGTGTTATTGGAACCGATGATGCCCTGAACTAAAGCAAACAAAACAAATGAAAATAACTCGTGTTGAAACGCATGTATGTAATGCACGTATGCGCAACTGGATCTTCGTAAAAGTAATAACCGATCAGCCCGGTCTTTGGGGATGGGGAGAAGCTACCCTGGAATGGCATACCCGTTCGGTGGTAGGAGCAATTGAAGATGTATCGCAACTCATAGTGGGGGAAGACCCCAGGAGAATTGAACATTTATGGCAGATGATGAACCGGCAGCACTTCTGGCATGGTAATAACGTGGTTAGGGGGACAGCCATTAGTGGCATTGATATTGCGCTTTGGGACATCCTGGGTAAAATTCATAACGTTCCCAGTCATGAACTCATGGGTGGTAAAGTACGGGATTTTATCCGCCTGTATTCGCATCTGGGAGGTGGAAAGATGGAGGATTTTTACCAGACGAAGCCCGATGATGCCAACCGATTTGCAGAACTGGCATTGCAATCTGTAGCAGAAGGTTTTTCAGCTTTTAAGTCAATGGCAGTACCTGTTACTGATACTTTGGAAGGGTTGAAACCCATACATTATGCGGAAGCTTGTGTAGCTGCTATGCGCGATGCCGTAGGCGTTGATGTAGATATCATGGTTGATTGCCATGCACGTCCCAGCCCGCGTATGGGTATGCAATTTGCAAAAGCACTGGAGCCTTACGGTCTGTATTTTTTCGAAGAACCTTGCTGGCCTGAGCATATGACAGATATAGCCCGTATACAGGAATCTGTAACAACGCCTGTCGCAACTGGTGAAAGACTTACGTCTATACATGCTTTCAGAGATCTGTTGTCATTGCGGGCTGCCAGTGTCCTCCAGCCCGATATTGTTCATTGCGGAGGGTTGACTGCCGCTTTAAAGATCAGGGCGATGGCCGAAGCCTATGGAGTGTCCATAGCACCTCACAACCCGCAGGGACCTGTCAGTACTGCTGCCTCACTTGAATTCGGATTCGCTACACCCAACTATATTATTTGTGAAACCGTGCATAATGATGTGCCCTGGCGGGAAGAAGTAGTACAGGAAGGATTTTCCATCAACAAATCCAACCGTACGGTAACCCCTTCTGCGAAGCCGGGTCTTGGTATTGAGATCAATGAGGCTATCATTAAGAAACATCCCTTTGAACAGGAGTTGCCACAACGTGTTTTTTACAAAGATGGCGCCGTAGGGGATTGGTAAGGATGTCTCTCAACAGTAATGAATGCCTGCCCGATTTTGGCTGCTAAACAATAGATAGCGAAGGAGAGGTGGATTGATCCGGAAGCTGGTGAGCAACAATTCAAAAGAATGGATGTCAGGGTGAAATGAGCTGACCTGTCCGTCTTTAGTTTCCCTATATTCAAAATGATAGATATGTCCCGATTGCCTTTTAGCCTTTTACTGATAATATTTCCATTGAGCCTGGTCTGCTATAGCCAGGTTTTAAGTGGTGTAGATGACCTGGGCAGGATATTGCCCCAAAATAGTGTAGTGGGTGATCCGGTAAAGAACCGGCAGGTGGGTATGTTTTATTTTCTATGGCAGGGAGATGCCCGGTCGAAAGTTTCTGAACGCTCCTGGGATCTGACTGATATGCATGAAAAGAATCCCGCCATATTTAAGGATTTTCACCATCCGGGCTGGGGCGGAGGGGCTGGAATAGCGGGCAGGTACTATTTCTGGGGTGAATCCGTTTATGGTTATTATCGCGGCGATGATTATTGGGTGCATTTGAAAAATATACAGTTGTTAACTGATGCTGGCGTTGATTTTTTAGTGATTGATGCGACCAACCGGCTGATTTACGAAGAGCAGTCAGATATACTGTTTAAAGCAATTGAGGCAGTTCGTAAGCAGCATAAAAATCCGCCAAAGGTGGTGTACTATACCAATACGGCCTCGGGTGCTGCTATGCAGGATATTTACAATAAGTACTATAAAGAAGGAGCTCCTTACAGGTATCCCGATAGCTGGTTTTACCTCGATGGAAAGCCCTTGATTATTGGTATATCAAAAGAAGCTACAGGGTCTGATTATGCCGGTTTCTTTACTTTCAGGGAGTCGCAATGGCCCAACGAAAAGCAAAAGGTAAATGGGTGGCCCTGGATCGAATTTCAGCGTCCGCAGTATGTGTACAGCAATCATAAGGGAGAACGGGAGATTGTGAATGTTTCGGCTGCGCAGCATCCTAACCTTGAAGCATCCATGGGCGGTTCGGCGTTCTATGGTAAGACAGGTAACTGGGGAAGAAGCTTCCGTAATAATGAACCGGGTGATCCTTCTATCGATCTGCATTATGGTTACAATATCCAGGAGCAATGGGATTTTGCGATCCAACAAAATGTTCCCTTTGTTTTTGTAACAGGATGGAATGAATGGGTGGCAGGTAAGTGGCGATCCCAGTCAAAAGACACCAGCCAGTCGCTGTTCGTTGATCAGGCAAGTCCCGAGTATAGTCGGGATATAGAACCTTCGCTAACAGCAGGTTTGAGAGATCATTACTATATGCAACTGGTGGCCAACATAAGGCATTACAAAGGTATTAATGATGCCGGTGTTATATACAGGCAGGATAAAAGTGGTAAGGCTATTGACTGGGATCGTATACCTGTAGCTTACCAGGATTATACCGGTGATGTTTTACACCGCGATCATCCGGCTGCAACCTCTGAGCCGCTGATTGTATATAAGAATACCTCGGGAAGAAATGACATCGACAATTTAAAGGTAGCTGCCGGCAGGGACCGGCTGCATTTTTTTGTTCGTACCGTGGTTAACTTAACCTCAGCCAGGGAAGATAACTGGATGACATTATGGTTGAATACCGATGCCTCCTGCCGGTCTGGTTGGCTGGGGTATGATTACAGGGTCGTTAAAG belongs to Niabella yanshanensis and includes:
- a CDS encoding SusC/RagA family TonB-linked outer membrane protein, whose protein sequence is MKKRCLQSGSGRALLLMCPGWTKLFLLFIMALSIESLHANEPAPGFVNVWLQLQVSGKVMSDEGNDLAGVNILEKGTGNGVVTDSSGAFIITVKDEKAVLVFSAVGFVTQEVVVKDNSAKSIVLVREQSNMDEVVIVGFGKQKRSDMVGSVTSINAEEFKKNPSSNLTTALAGRVAGIIAYQRSGEPGQDNADFFIRGVTTFGYKVDPLILIDNMEVTTTQLARLTPDDIASFSIMKDATATAVYGARGANGVILVTTKQGREGKAVLSLRAENSISTPTTDVELADPVTFMKQYNEAVYTRTPLGQLNPNTVLYSDEKIMNTELGVNPYVYPANDWRKMMFKDYAMNQRMNINISGGGGVAQYFVSGTFNKDNGVLKTDQRNNFNNNIDLKSYSLRSNVNIKVNKTTGLVVRLSGNFDDYTGPIYGGAAMYERVVRSNPVLFPAYFPQDEQTQYIKHIMYGNFGNGDYRNPYADMTRGFRDYSTSTMAAQLELKHDFSYVTEGLSFEAMMNTNRYAYFDVLRSYNPFYYTLNGYDKFTDTYGISNLNPATATEYLSYEPGDKVVNSTFYMQSMLNYKRTFNEKHGLSGLVVFMMREYLNANASDLQLSLPFRNLGVSGRGTYSYDNKYFLEFNFGYNGSERFHKSKRFGFFPSAGMAWTVSNEKFFEPIKDVVTSLRLRATYGYVGNDAIGSPQDRFFFLSNVNMNDAARRAIFGRDQTWSANGISLSRYANEDITWETAAKQNYAIELGLFNKINIQADFFYEYRNNILMTRSYVPVTMGLSAPIRANVGEASSQGVDISLDYKHNWNSWWLTARGNFTYATNKYRKFEEPQYTEPYRYKVGNSINQWYGYIAEKLFVDDYEAYNSPAQPFGEYRGGDIKYLDVNRDGRISEADIVPIGNPVVPEIVYGFGFSLGYKSFDCSAFFQGLTNESFWIDVAKTYPFVDQTQLLGAYANSHWSEDNQDVYALWPRLSTTIINNNTQTSTWFMRDGTFLRLKQAELGYTLPAKLQSKIKTTNFRIFVNGSNLLTFSRFKLWDVEMAGNGLGYPVQRVFNIGLNVNF
- a CDS encoding RagB/SusD family nutrient uptake outer membrane protein; translated protein: MRNKRSIHHIFRLAVLLILVSGCKKYLDVVPDNIATLDNAFTVRTQAQKFLATCYSYMPRNGDFASDPAMQGGDEIWRIITNGGNMFNIARGLMNATDPYGDNWQAMYRALRDCNIFLENIDKVPDMEAPEKARWASEVKFLKAYYHFILVRMYGPIPLVKQNLPISATPEEVKVMRDPVDSCFNYITQLIDESVEYLPVAINDPMNELGRVTLPIALSIKAKVLVTAASPLFNGNQDQVDLKNPNGVALFNTTYQASKWERALQACKEAVDVCESAGYKLYLFAPTVGVNNLSDTISTQMSIRNSLCEKWNSEILWANTQTNSSSVQVLATTFVDPLFLDNWPLRGELSPPMKIAEQFYSANGVPIEEDKFWDYSSRYTLREATEQDQLYVRRNYLTARLHFDREPRFYADLGFDGGVWYGQGKYDDAKPDELFYLEAMGSQRNGSNLADRGTITGYFIKKYVHFQNVIGAGTAYSVTNYPWPIMRLADVYLLYAEALNEVNGPGETAFRYIDLVRERAGLNGVVTSWATYSNQPDKPQTKEGLRSIVKQERLIELAFEGQRFWDLRRWKDAASALNQPVVGWDLKQKVASAYYRPKVIFDQRFGTRDYFWPIKDEYILVNRNLVQNTGW
- a CDS encoding DUF5000 domain-containing lipoprotein; amino-acid sequence: MKSRNSILITLLVAGVIVITSCAKTERLDHLDMSKPAPAQVFDVVVQPTPGGGIIKYKLPDDVNLSYVKAVYEVRPGTVQEAKASRYYDTIRVEGFGHMLDHSVKLISVGRNEKESDPLEISVRPLTPPVLSVFTTIDLSATFGGVKVAFENPSRENLAIVVMSDSTGKDTWAPVTTFFTSSPKAAFSARGMASKERRIGIFIRDRWGNRSDTLVKAITPLPETFISKTNFKLVKLPTDTWQNTFNYNIEKIWDGVTNNSENVWIVSATYAVPQWFTLDMGLTATFSRMKVYQRRAYPYIAPMIKSFEIYGSNNPDPDGGWNNWRLMGSFTSVKPSGLPFGSTTAEDVEYAVVNGEDFDFEPVNTFPARYIRFKTLETWAPGGGVQTSEISFWGEVN